From one Lycium barbarum isolate Lr01 chromosome 6, ASM1917538v2, whole genome shotgun sequence genomic stretch:
- the LOC132599285 gene encoding triosephosphate isomerase, chloroplastic, whose protein sequence is MAVASTSLVSQMSGPKSATSHFSGLRKSSFSKLDTISTSQALFHNVDSHLHLSSSRKACRAVVTMAGSGKFFVGGNWKCNGTKDSISKLVSDLNSAQLESDVDVVVAPPFVYIDQVKNSLTDRIEVSAQNCWTGKGGAFTGEISVEQVKDLGCKWVILGHSERRHVIGENDEFIGKKAAYALSQGVGVIACIGELLQDREAGKTFDVCFQQLKAYADALPSWDNVVIAYEPVWAIGTGKVATPEQAQEVHAALRDWLTKNVSAEVASKTRIIYGGSVNGSNSSDLAKKEDIDGFLVGGASLKGPEFATIVNSVTSKKVSA, encoded by the exons ATGGCGGTAGCATCAACATCTCTAGTTTCTCAAATGTCTGGCCCTAAATCCGCAACTTCTCACTTCTCTGGTCTCCGTAAATCATCTTTCTCCAAGCTTGATACCATCTCTACTTCTCAGGCTTTGTTCCACAACGTCGATTCTCACCTCCACCTTTCTTCCTCCCGAAAAGCTTGTAGGGCTGTCGTCACCATGGCCGGCTCCGGCAAG TTCTTTGTTGGTGGAAACTGGAAATGT AATGGAACAAAGGACTCCATAAGCAAGCTTGTCTCTGATCTGAATAGTGCTCAGCTCGAGTCTGATGTTG ATGTGGTTGTAGCACCTCCCTTTGTGTACATTGATCAAGTAAAGAATTCACTCACCGACAGGATTGAGGTTTCTGCCCAGAATTGTTGGACTGGAAAAGGAGGAGCTTTCACGGGTGAAATCAG TGTAGAACAGGTGAAAGATCTTGGCTGTAAGTGGGTCATTCTTGGTCATTCGGAGAGGAGACACGTAATTGGAGAAAATGATGAA TTTATTGGCAAGAAGGCTGCTTATGCTTTGAGCCAAGGTGTTGGTGTTATAGCCTGTATTGGAGAGCTGTTACAAGATAGAGAAGCGGGGAAAACTTTTGATGTCTGTTTCCAGCAATTGAAGGCTTATGCAG ATGCTTTACCAAGCTGGGATAATGTTGTCATTGCATATGAACCTGTCTGGGCTATTGGAACTGGTAAAGTTGCCACGCCTGAGCAGGCCCAGGAGGTACATGCAGCTCTTCGCGACTGGCTTACTAAGAATGTTTCAGCAGAAGTTGCTTCTAAAACACGCATTATATATGGAG GCTCCGTGAACGGAAGCAACTCTTCTGACCTTGCAAAGAAAGAAGACATTGATGGTTTTCTAGTCGGAGGTGCTTCCTTAAAG GGTCCGGAGTTCGCGACCATTGTTAATTCTGTGACTTCGAAGAAGGTGTCTGCTTGA